From a single Herbiconiux sp. SALV-R1 genomic region:
- a CDS encoding ABC transporter permease, translated as MTTALSPTAALPTARPTSFARDVGNVFVRELRPVVRDPFSLVFSLLQPLVFLGLFGPLLVASSGEPAAATLQWFVPGILVMIALFGTGTTGANLLFEMQTGSHERTLVAPLRRSSLLIGRALKEMAPIVVQAGVIALVSVPFGFSVNPLGMLVGLVLLGLFGLGFGSLSYALALASRSRDWMFWAVQQATLFPLMILSGMLLPLEGGPEWMKVAAAFNPVSYVVSAERALFAGDLGSPAVFGGFAAAVVLAGIGLAVGIRTIRVAR; from the coding sequence GTGACCACCGCCCTCTCCCCCACGGCCGCCCTTCCCACGGCCCGGCCCACCTCGTTCGCCCGCGACGTGGGCAACGTCTTCGTGCGCGAGCTCCGACCCGTGGTGCGCGACCCGTTCTCGCTGGTGTTCAGCCTGCTGCAGCCGCTGGTGTTCCTCGGGCTGTTCGGGCCGCTCCTCGTAGCGAGTTCGGGTGAGCCTGCTGCTGCCACGCTGCAGTGGTTCGTTCCGGGCATCCTCGTCATGATCGCCCTGTTCGGCACCGGCACCACCGGCGCGAACCTGTTGTTCGAGATGCAGACGGGCTCTCACGAGCGCACCCTCGTGGCACCGCTGCGGCGCTCGTCGCTGCTCATCGGCCGCGCCCTCAAGGAGATGGCGCCCATCGTCGTGCAGGCGGGTGTCATCGCACTCGTCAGCGTGCCGTTCGGGTTCTCGGTGAACCCGCTGGGCATGCTCGTCGGCTTGGTGCTGCTCGGGCTCTTCGGCCTCGGCTTCGGGTCGCTCAGCTACGCGCTCGCCCTGGCGAGCCGCTCCCGCGACTGGATGTTCTGGGCGGTGCAGCAGGCGACCCTGTTCCCGCTCATGATCCTGTCGGGCATGTTGCTGCCCCTCGAGGGCGGACCCGAGTGGATGAAGGTGGCCGCGGCCTTCAACCCGGTCAGCTACGTCGTCTCGGCCGAACGCGCGCTGTTCGCGGGAGACCTCGGTTCTCCCGCGGTGTTCGGCGGGTTCGCCGCGGCAGTCGTGCTGGCCGGCATCGGGCTGGCGGTCGGCATCCGCACCATCCGCGTGGCGCGCTGA
- a CDS encoding VOC family protein, with translation MIDNWKIELIAFPVTDIDRAKAFYVDQLGFVCDHDATPNDDIRFVQLTPPGSACSIAIGKGVSTMEPGSLNAVQIVVPSAADAYTHLRENGVECSEVVDEGWGLFVYFSDPDGNKWALQELPDYATQS, from the coding sequence ATGATTGACAACTGGAAGATCGAGCTCATCGCGTTCCCCGTCACCGACATCGACCGGGCGAAGGCGTTCTACGTCGACCAGCTCGGCTTCGTCTGCGACCACGACGCCACGCCGAACGACGACATCCGCTTCGTACAGCTCACCCCGCCCGGCTCGGCGTGCTCCATCGCCATCGGCAAGGGCGTCTCCACGATGGAGCCCGGGAGCCTCAACGCCGTGCAGATCGTGGTGCCGAGCGCCGCCGACGCGTACACGCACCTCCGCGAGAACGGCGTCGAGTGCAGTGAGGTCGTTGACGAGGGCTGGGGCCTGTTCGTGTACTTCAGCGACCCTGACGGCAACAAGTGGGCTCTCCAGGAGCTGCCCGACTACGCGACCCAGAGTTAA
- a CDS encoding adenosine deaminase → MTAASEELLVPGTGISFTSLPKVSLHDHLDGGLRSGTIIELADAIGFALPTTDATELAEWFEDSADSGNLPTYLATFDVTLGVMQTQEGLVRVAREFVNDLVADGVIYGEVRWAPEQHLTRGLSLDEVVEAVQEGIELGTDDARAAGRTIRVGQLVTAMRHANRGLEIAELAVRHRDNGVVGFDIAGAELGFPPKNQIAAFDYLAQNYFPVTVHAGEADGLESIRGALFDGRALRLGHGVRIAEDIEIERQDDDNTYVSLGLLAEWVKDREITLELSPSSNLQTGAIAEWGEDITDHPFDLLYQLGFQVTVNPDNRLMSNTTVSRELALLTDAFGYDLSDLEVFQLNAAAATFLPVEDREDLADAISDGFEDAGL, encoded by the coding sequence ATGACTGCCGCATCAGAGGAACTCCTCGTCCCGGGCACGGGCATCAGCTTCACCTCCCTCCCCAAGGTCTCCCTCCACGACCACCTCGACGGGGGTCTCCGGTCGGGCACGATCATCGAGCTCGCCGACGCCATCGGCTTCGCGCTGCCCACCACCGATGCTACCGAGCTCGCCGAGTGGTTCGAAGACAGCGCCGACTCCGGCAACCTCCCGACCTATCTGGCGACCTTCGACGTGACCCTCGGCGTGATGCAGACCCAGGAGGGTCTCGTGCGGGTGGCGCGCGAGTTCGTGAACGACCTCGTCGCCGACGGCGTCATCTACGGCGAAGTGCGCTGGGCGCCCGAGCAGCACCTCACCCGCGGCCTCAGCCTCGACGAGGTCGTCGAAGCCGTGCAGGAGGGCATCGAGCTCGGCACCGACGACGCCCGTGCGGCAGGGCGCACCATCCGGGTGGGGCAGCTGGTGACCGCCATGCGCCACGCGAACCGGGGGCTCGAGATCGCCGAGCTCGCGGTGCGCCACCGTGACAACGGGGTGGTCGGCTTCGACATCGCGGGCGCCGAGCTGGGGTTCCCGCCGAAGAACCAGATCGCGGCGTTCGACTACCTTGCTCAGAACTACTTCCCGGTGACGGTGCACGCGGGGGAGGCCGACGGGCTGGAGAGCATCCGCGGTGCTCTCTTCGACGGTCGAGCGCTGCGGCTCGGGCACGGTGTGCGCATCGCCGAGGACATCGAGATCGAGCGCCAGGACGACGACAACACCTACGTGTCGCTGGGGCTGCTCGCCGAGTGGGTGAAAGACCGCGAGATCACGCTCGAGCTGTCGCCCTCGTCGAACCTGCAGACCGGTGCCATCGCGGAGTGGGGTGAGGACATCACCGACCACCCCTTCGACCTGCTCTACCAGCTCGGCTTCCAGGTGACGGTGAACCCCGACAACCGGCTCATGAGCAACACGACCGTGAGCCGCGAGCTCGCGCTGCTCACCGACGCCTTCGGGTACGACCTGAGCGACCTCGAGGTGTTCCAGCTGAACGCCGCCGCGGCGACCTTCCTCCCGGTCGAAGACCGTGAAGACCTCGCCGACGCCATCTCCGACGGCTTCGAGGACGCCGGCCTCTGA
- a CDS encoding IclR family transcriptional regulator, with product MPPEYAVPALEKALDIIEVLAGRESGLSQLEIAQAVERSPSQIFRVLTTLERRGYLARDRQTGLYSLSMRLFDLVHRQEPTRTLVAAAAGPMRRLADAVGQSCNLSVVDVDRLRVVAQAESPADFGFRVRVGAEFSLVSTATGAVLSAFGAYPDAAPEAVDSVAAARIRELGYLERADPVQPSITDLVLPIVNRDGRALAALTVPYVSTSYSAIPRERVVDAARETADEISANLGF from the coding sequence ATGCCCCCTGAGTACGCCGTTCCGGCCCTCGAGAAGGCCCTCGACATCATCGAGGTGCTCGCCGGCCGGGAGAGCGGCCTCAGCCAGCTCGAGATCGCCCAGGCGGTCGAACGCTCGCCGAGCCAGATCTTCAGGGTGCTGACCACCCTCGAACGCCGGGGCTACCTGGCGCGCGATCGGCAGACGGGCCTCTACTCGCTCTCGATGCGCCTGTTCGACCTCGTCCATCGCCAGGAGCCGACGCGCACCCTCGTGGCCGCCGCGGCCGGGCCGATGCGCCGGCTCGCCGATGCGGTGGGCCAGTCGTGCAACCTCAGCGTGGTCGACGTCGATCGGCTGCGCGTGGTGGCGCAGGCCGAGAGCCCTGCCGACTTCGGGTTCCGGGTGCGGGTGGGCGCCGAGTTCTCGCTCGTCTCAACGGCCACCGGGGCGGTGCTCAGCGCTTTCGGTGCGTACCCGGATGCTGCGCCCGAGGCGGTCGACTCCGTAGCTGCCGCGCGCATCCGCGAGCTCGGCTACCTCGAGCGGGCCGACCCCGTGCAGCCCTCGATCACCGACCTCGTCCTCCCGATCGTGAACCGCGACGGGCGGGCCCTCGCGGCGCTCACCGTGCCCTACGTGTCGACGAGCTACAGTGCGATCCCTCGCGAGCGCGTCGTCGACGCGGCCCGCGAGACCGCCGACGAGATCAGCGCCAACCTGGGCTTCTGA
- a CDS encoding adenosylhomocysteinase, translated as MSTAAPTESESAARGAARVEWIRSRMPLLAQARAELAVSRPFEGRRIGMSLHLEPKTAVLLETLAAGGAEVVGTGNHGSTQDDVVDYLTREGMTLFGRRDDSLDEHHANVARVLDARPDMLLDNGGDLAAGVVARRVTASILGGTEETTSGGDRLRGELAGAVPFPMVVINDSLLKAIGENKHAVGQSVVESFMRITNLMVPGRRFVVFGYGWCGRGVAHYLRALGGKVAVVEVDELKAFEAALDGFRVSSGVDLAPWGDVFITATGHPGVLTLEMIERMRDGAVLANCGHFPWEIDVAGLRAAATGSREIVEAIERIELPDGRHVILLAGGRMFNLAGREPKGNSLESMDLGFLLQTLSLERVATAADSLTPGAQPVPDDIDRTIARRMLTAMNASE; from the coding sequence ATGAGCACCGCCGCACCGACCGAGTCCGAATCCGCCGCCAGGGGCGCCGCCCGCGTGGAGTGGATCCGCTCCCGCATGCCCCTCCTCGCCCAGGCGCGCGCCGAGCTCGCCGTCAGCCGGCCCTTCGAGGGGCGCCGTATCGGCATGTCGCTGCACCTCGAACCGAAGACGGCGGTGCTGCTCGAGACCCTCGCCGCGGGTGGAGCCGAGGTCGTGGGCACCGGCAACCACGGCTCGACCCAAGACGACGTGGTCGACTACCTCACGCGGGAGGGCATGACGCTGTTCGGCCGCCGCGACGACAGCCTCGACGAGCATCACGCCAACGTCGCCCGGGTGCTCGACGCCCGCCCCGACATGCTGCTCGACAACGGCGGCGACCTGGCTGCCGGTGTGGTCGCGCGTAGGGTCACCGCGAGCATCCTGGGCGGCACCGAGGAGACCACCTCGGGCGGCGACCGACTGCGCGGCGAGCTCGCCGGGGCCGTGCCGTTCCCCATGGTCGTGATCAACGACAGCCTGCTCAAGGCGATCGGCGAGAACAAGCACGCCGTCGGTCAGTCGGTGGTGGAGAGCTTCATGCGCATCACCAACCTCATGGTGCCCGGCCGCCGCTTCGTCGTCTTCGGCTACGGCTGGTGCGGCCGCGGCGTCGCCCACTACCTCCGCGCGCTCGGCGGCAAGGTGGCCGTGGTCGAGGTCGACGAGCTGAAGGCCTTCGAAGCGGCCCTCGACGGATTCCGGGTGTCGAGCGGGGTCGACCTCGCCCCGTGGGGCGACGTCTTCATCACCGCGACCGGCCACCCCGGCGTGCTCACCCTGGAGATGATCGAACGGATGCGCGACGGCGCGGTTCTCGCCAACTGCGGGCACTTCCCCTGGGAGATCGACGTCGCGGGCCTGCGTGCTGCGGCCACCGGCAGCCGGGAGATCGTCGAGGCCATCGAGCGCATCGAGCTGCCCGACGGGCGGCACGTCATCCTCCTCGCCGGCGGGCGGATGTTCAACCTCGCCGGTCGCGAGCCGAAGGGCAACTCCCTCGAGTCGATGGACCTCGGTTTCCTGCTGCAGACGCTCTCGCTCGAGCGCGTAGCCACGGCCGCCGACTCGCTGACGCCGGGCGCCCAGCCGGTTCCCGACGACATCGACCGCACCATCGCTCGACGCATGCTCACCGCGATGAACGCGTCGGAGTAA
- a CDS encoding nucleoside hydrolase: MPRKIILDCDPGHDDAIAILLAHGSPEIELLAVTTVVGNQTLEKVTRNALSVARVAGITGVPFAAGCSRPLVRSVEVAPDIHGESGLDGPELPEPVLELDPRHAVDLIIETVMAHEPGTVTLVPTGGLTNIALAARKEPRIVPRVKEVVLMGGGYHVGNWSATSEFNIIIDPEAAHIVFNESWPLTMVGLDLTHQALATPEVVERIRAVGTGPSQFVVELLDFFAHSYQEAQGFVHPPVHDPCAVAQVIDPSVMTVRAVPLDVELAGTLTLGMTVADFRNPAPADCTTKVAIDLDHERFWSLIVDALERIGEPAAA, from the coding sequence ATGCCCCGAAAGATCATCCTCGACTGCGACCCCGGTCACGACGACGCCATCGCGATCCTGCTCGCCCACGGCAGCCCCGAGATCGAGCTGCTCGCCGTCACGACCGTGGTGGGCAATCAGACCCTCGAGAAGGTCACCCGCAACGCCTTGTCGGTCGCCCGCGTCGCCGGCATCACGGGGGTGCCGTTCGCCGCCGGGTGCTCACGCCCGCTGGTGCGCAGCGTAGAGGTGGCCCCCGACATCCACGGGGAGTCGGGCCTCGACGGCCCCGAGCTGCCCGAGCCCGTGCTCGAGCTCGATCCGCGGCACGCGGTCGACCTCATCATCGAGACGGTCATGGCACATGAACCGGGAACCGTCACCCTGGTGCCCACCGGGGGCCTCACGAACATCGCACTCGCCGCCCGCAAGGAGCCGCGCATCGTGCCGCGTGTGAAAGAGGTCGTGCTCATGGGCGGCGGCTACCACGTCGGCAACTGGAGCGCGACGAGCGAGTTCAACATCATCATCGACCCCGAGGCCGCGCACATCGTGTTCAACGAGTCGTGGCCGCTCACCATGGTGGGGCTCGACCTCACGCATCAGGCGCTGGCGACCCCGGAGGTGGTGGAGCGCATCCGTGCCGTCGGTACCGGCCCGTCGCAGTTCGTGGTCGAGCTGCTCGACTTCTTCGCGCACAGCTACCAGGAGGCGCAGGGCTTCGTGCATCCGCCGGTGCACGACCCGTGCGCGGTGGCCCAGGTCATCGACCCTTCGGTCATGACCGTGCGCGCCGTTCCGCTCGACGTCGAACTCGCGGGCACGCTGACCCTCGGCATGACCGTCGCCGACTTCCGCAACCCGGCCCCCGCCGACTGCACCACCAAGGTCGCGATCGACCTCGACCACGAACGGTTCTGGTCCCTCATCGTCGACGCCCTCGAACGCATCGGCGAGCCCGCGGCCGCCTGA
- a CDS encoding DinB family protein — protein sequence MAIVPDTKNWTWVLERECPECGFDSSATEASAVAGLIRENAAAWPAVLERASVRERPDDATWSALEYGAHVRDVFRVSQKRFGLMLAEMDPEFADWDQDATAVEDRYAEQDPAVVGRQLLDEGEALAALLESVPADAWERRGFRSDGSAFTVDTLARYVIHDPVHHLHDVKGD from the coding sequence ATGGCGATTGTTCCTGATACCAAGAACTGGACGTGGGTGCTGGAGCGGGAGTGCCCGGAGTGCGGGTTCGACTCGTCGGCGACGGAGGCCTCCGCTGTGGCGGGGCTCATTCGCGAGAACGCTGCGGCGTGGCCGGCGGTGCTCGAGCGCGCGAGCGTGCGGGAGCGGCCCGATGACGCGACGTGGTCGGCGCTCGAGTACGGTGCGCACGTGCGGGATGTGTTCCGGGTGTCGCAGAAGCGATTCGGGCTGATGCTCGCGGAGATGGACCCGGAGTTCGCGGACTGGGATCAGGATGCGACGGCGGTCGAGGATCGCTACGCCGAGCAAGACCCTGCCGTCGTCGGGCGGCAGCTGCTCGACGAGGGGGAGGCGCTCGCCGCCCTGCTCGAGAGCGTGCCCGCGGATGCGTGGGAGCGTCGCGGGTTCCGCAGCGACGGATCCGCGTTCACCGTCGACACGCTCGCGCGATACGTCATCCACGACCCTGTGCACCACCTCCACGACGTGAAGGGCGACTGA
- a CDS encoding thymidine phosphorylase: MATEKFDVVDLIRTKRDHGTLSTAEIDWLIDAYTRGYVADEQMAALAMAIVLNGMSRDEIRDLTLAMIASGERMDFSGLGKPTVDKHSTGGVGDKITLPLMPLVAAFGVAVPQLSGRGLGHTGGTLDKLESIPGWRASLSNEEIFAQLASVNGVICAAGSGLAPADKKLYALRDITGTVEAIPLIASSIMSKKIAEGTDSLVLDVKFGSGAFMQDIDLSRELARTMVDLGNDAGVRTTALLTNMNTPLGLAIGNANEVRESVEVLQGGGPADVVELTVALATEMLRLAGQPDADVAEALRDGRAMDSWNRVIRAQGGDPTAPLPVARETETVLAPRSGVLLRQDALAFGIAAWRLGAGRARAQDPVQHAAGIDLHAKPGDHVVEGQPLFTLSADDASRFARALDSLEGAYAIGAPTDYAGEAPLVAERIE; encoded by the coding sequence ATGGCCACCGAGAAGTTCGACGTCGTCGACCTCATCCGCACCAAGCGCGACCACGGCACGCTCAGCACCGCCGAGATCGACTGGCTGATCGACGCCTACACGCGCGGCTACGTCGCCGACGAGCAGATGGCGGCGCTCGCGATGGCGATCGTGCTGAACGGCATGTCGCGCGACGAGATCCGTGACCTCACGCTCGCGATGATCGCATCGGGGGAGCGGATGGACTTCTCCGGCCTCGGCAAGCCGACCGTCGACAAGCACTCGACCGGCGGTGTGGGCGACAAGATCACCCTGCCGCTGATGCCTCTGGTCGCCGCCTTCGGCGTGGCGGTGCCCCAGCTCTCGGGCCGCGGGCTCGGGCACACGGGGGGCACGCTCGATAAGCTCGAGTCGATTCCGGGGTGGCGGGCGTCGCTCAGCAACGAGGAGATCTTCGCCCAGCTCGCCTCGGTGAACGGCGTCATCTGCGCCGCCGGTTCCGGGCTCGCCCCCGCCGACAAGAAGCTCTACGCGCTGCGCGACATCACCGGCACGGTCGAGGCCATCCCGCTCATCGCCTCGTCGATCATGTCGAAGAAGATCGCCGAGGGCACCGACTCGCTCGTGCTCGACGTGAAGTTCGGCTCCGGCGCGTTCATGCAGGACATCGACCTCTCGCGCGAGCTCGCCCGCACCATGGTCGACCTCGGCAACGACGCCGGCGTGCGCACCACGGCGCTGCTGACGAACATGAACACGCCGCTCGGGCTCGCGATCGGCAACGCCAACGAGGTGCGCGAGTCGGTCGAGGTGCTGCAGGGCGGCGGCCCCGCCGACGTGGTCGAACTGACGGTCGCGCTCGCCACCGAGATGCTGCGGCTCGCGGGGCAGCCCGACGCCGACGTCGCCGAGGCGCTGCGCGACGGGCGGGCCATGGACTCGTGGAACCGCGTCATCCGCGCGCAGGGCGGCGACCCCACCGCACCGCTGCCGGTGGCGCGCGAGACCGAGACGGTGCTCGCGCCGCGCTCGGGCGTGCTGCTGCGCCAAGACGCGCTCGCCTTCGGCATCGCCGCCTGGCGCCTCGGGGCCGGCCGCGCTCGCGCCCAAGACCCCGTGCAGCACGCCGCCGGCATCGACCTGCACGCCAAGCCCGGCGACCACGTCGTCGAGGGGCAGCCCCTCTTCACCCTCTCCGCCGACGACGCCTCCCGCTTCGCCCGCGCCCTCGACTCCCTCGAGGGCGCCTACGCCATCGGCGCCCCCACCGACTACGCGGGCGAAGCCCCCCTCGTCGCCGAGCGCATCGAGTAA
- a CDS encoding cytidine deaminase, translating to MEAASASGAVDWDALRAVALDAMTKAYVPYSNFPVGVAAIVDDGRVISGCNVENASYGLTLCAECTLVSTLMMTGGGKLVAFTCVDGNGGALMPCGRCRQLLFEHSAEGMLLETVSGIKTIDEVIPDAFGPRTLVEYREGGGS from the coding sequence ATGGAGGCTGCGTCCGCATCCGGAGCCGTCGACTGGGACGCGTTGCGCGCGGTCGCGCTCGACGCGATGACGAAGGCGTACGTGCCGTACTCGAACTTCCCCGTGGGGGTTGCCGCGATCGTCGACGACGGGCGCGTGATCTCCGGGTGCAACGTCGAGAACGCGTCGTACGGGCTGACCCTGTGTGCCGAGTGCACCCTGGTGTCGACGCTCATGATGACGGGCGGCGGCAAGCTCGTCGCCTTCACCTGCGTCGACGGCAACGGCGGGGCGCTCATGCCGTGCGGGCGGTGTCGGCAGCTGCTGTTCGAGCACTCCGCCGAGGGGATGCTGCTGGAGACGGTGTCGGGGATCAAGACGATCGACGAGGTCATTCCCGATGCGTTCGGGCCGCGCACGCTCGTGGAGTACCGGGAGGGCGGGGGCTCGTAG
- a CDS encoding ABC transporter permease: MSDSGIGNVASSNLAPTGGLPPTEHNHPDATGEALATVTVKSWKAPIAFGIFAIGAIILFIAFGRDGESTFRLSTDSDLIQLPEVVLPTRATGIVISIVLVLLAALSAWLVWSGRKVRLWLIAVFAVLFLVAFLTWASAGQTIPVPGLLIGTVSLSVPLIFGAMGGVISERVGVVNVAIEGQLLAGAFASAVIASVTGNPFVGLIGAVVAGTLVSYVLAAFSIKYLVDQVIVGVVLNVLVTGLTSFLYSKVLTADPEVLNSPTRFDRIPIPLLSEIPIIGPTLFRQTIVVYLMYIAVAVVFYGLFKTKWGLRVRAVGEHPQAADTVGIKVNATRFWNVALAGAIAGLGGAYFTLGSVGAFNKEMTAGAGYIALAAVIFGRWDPIRATLAALLFGFASNLQNVLGIIGSPVPSEFMLMLPYVVTIFAVAGLVGRVRGPAAAGRPYVGS, from the coding sequence ATGAGCGACTCCGGCATCGGCAACGTGGCATCGAGCAACCTCGCGCCCACCGGCGGGCTTCCCCCCACCGAGCACAACCACCCGGATGCGACCGGCGAGGCGCTCGCGACCGTCACCGTGAAGAGCTGGAAGGCTCCCATCGCCTTCGGCATCTTCGCGATCGGCGCCATCATCCTGTTCATCGCCTTCGGGCGCGACGGCGAGTCGACGTTCCGGCTGTCGACCGACTCCGACCTCATCCAGCTCCCCGAGGTCGTGCTGCCCACCCGGGCCACCGGCATCGTCATCTCGATCGTGCTCGTGCTGCTCGCGGCGCTCTCGGCGTGGCTCGTGTGGAGCGGGCGCAAGGTGCGGCTGTGGCTCATCGCGGTGTTCGCGGTGCTGTTCCTCGTCGCCTTCCTCACCTGGGCGTCGGCGGGGCAGACCATCCCGGTTCCCGGTCTCCTCATCGGAACGGTGTCGCTCTCGGTGCCGCTCATCTTCGGTGCCATGGGCGGCGTCATCTCCGAGCGCGTCGGCGTGGTGAACGTCGCCATCGAGGGTCAGCTGCTCGCCGGCGCCTTCGCCTCGGCGGTCATCGCCTCGGTGACGGGCAACCCGTTCGTGGGGCTCATCGGCGCCGTGGTCGCGGGAACGCTCGTGTCGTACGTGCTCGCCGCGTTCTCGATCAAGTACCTGGTCGACCAGGTGATCGTCGGCGTTGTGCTCAACGTGCTCGTCACCGGCCTCACCTCCTTCCTCTACTCGAAGGTGCTGACGGCCGACCCCGAGGTGCTCAACTCGCCCACCCGGTTCGACCGCATCCCCATCCCGCTGCTGTCGGAGATCCCGATCATCGGGCCCACCCTGTTCCGGCAGACGATCGTCGTGTACCTCATGTACATCGCGGTGGCCGTGGTGTTCTACGGGCTGTTCAAGACCAAGTGGGGTCTGCGGGTGCGGGCCGTGGGCGAGCATCCGCAAGCCGCCGACACCGTGGGCATCAAGGTGAACGCCACCCGGTTCTGGAACGTGGCGCTCGCAGGCGCCATCGCCGGCCTCGGCGGGGCGTACTTCACGCTCGGCTCGGTGGGTGCGTTCAACAAGGAGATGACGGCGGGTGCCGGTTACATCGCGCTCGCGGCGGTGATCTTCGGGCGGTGGGATCCCATCCGCGCCACCCTCGCCGCGTTGCTGTTCGGCTTCGCGTCGAACCTGCAGAACGTGCTCGGCATCATCGGCTCGCCGGTGCCGTCGGAGTTCATGCTCATGCTGCCGTACGTGGTGACGATCTTCGCCGTGGCGGGGCTCGTCGGTCGCGTGCGCGGGCCGGCTGCGGCCGGTCGACCGTACGTCGGGTCTTAG
- a CDS encoding ABC transporter permease — protein MQPSAQPGVEPPSRWRQTFNEIIGGSVMISILAVVLAMVAGGILIALTDENVQKASAYFFARPGDTFAEIWKAVSGAYVALFQGAVINPNRPDFVQQIKPITETLTFATPLIAAGLGVGLAFRVGMFNIGGRGQMLIAAACAGWVGFTLHLPWGLHMVLAVIAGLVGGGIWGGIAGFLKARTGAHEVIVTIMLNYVAFYLVSFLLRTPVLQAPGSNNPKSPPIDSTAVFPDLLGPQFNLHFGFILVILATVFVWWLLNRSSLGFKFRAVGINPNAARVAGINVKNMYVYAMVISGALVGLAGVSQVLGTVTTGFSSGIDAGIGFDAITVALLGRSKPWGIFIAGILFGAFKAGGFAMQASQGIPIDIVLVVQSLIVLFIAAPPLIRTVFRLPDPSKPKKPKAPKMPVVAANREAVAK, from the coding sequence GTGCAGCCCTCCGCGCAGCCGGGGGTCGAGCCGCCGTCGCGCTGGCGCCAGACCTTCAACGAGATCATCGGCGGCTCGGTGATGATCTCGATCCTCGCCGTGGTGCTCGCCATGGTGGCGGGCGGCATCCTCATCGCGCTCACCGACGAGAACGTGCAGAAGGCCTCGGCGTACTTCTTCGCACGCCCCGGCGACACCTTCGCCGAGATCTGGAAGGCCGTCTCCGGCGCCTACGTCGCCCTCTTCCAGGGTGCCGTGATCAACCCGAACCGGCCCGACTTCGTGCAGCAGATCAAGCCGATCACCGAGACGCTCACCTTCGCCACGCCGCTCATCGCGGCCGGCCTCGGTGTCGGGCTCGCGTTCCGGGTCGGCATGTTCAACATCGGTGGTCGCGGTCAGATGCTCATCGCCGCCGCCTGCGCGGGATGGGTGGGCTTCACCCTGCACCTGCCGTGGGGCCTGCACATGGTTCTCGCCGTCATCGCCGGCCTCGTCGGAGGTGGAATCTGGGGCGGCATCGCAGGCTTCCTCAAGGCACGAACGGGAGCGCACGAGGTGATCGTCACGATCATGCTCAACTACGTCGCGTTCTACCTGGTGTCGTTCCTCCTGCGCACCCCCGTGCTGCAGGCGCCGGGGTCGAACAACCCGAAGTCGCCGCCCATCGATTCGACGGCGGTCTTCCCCGACCTGCTCGGGCCGCAGTTCAACCTGCACTTCGGCTTCATCCTTGTGATCCTTGCCACGGTGTTCGTCTGGTGGCTGCTCAACCGCTCCTCGCTCGGCTTCAAGTTCCGCGCCGTCGGCATCAACCCGAACGCTGCTCGCGTCGCCGGCATCAACGTGAAGAACATGTACGTGTACGCGATGGTCATCTCGGGTGCGTTGGTCGGTCTCGCCGGCGTCTCGCAGGTGCTCGGCACCGTCACGACGGGCTTCAGCTCGGGCATCGACGCCGGCATCGGCTTCGACGCCATCACGGTGGCGCTCCTCGGGCGCTCGAAGCCGTGGGGCATCTTCATCGCCGGCATCCTGTTCGGTGCGTTCAAGGCCGGAGGCTTCGCCATGCAGGCCTCGCAGGGCATCCCGATCGACATCGTGCTCGTGGTGCAGTCGCTCATCGTGCTGTTCATCGCGGCTCCGCCGCTCATCCGCACCGTGTTCCGGTTGCCCGACCCGTCGAAGCCGAAGAAGCCGAAGGCCCCCAAAATGCCTGTCGTGGCTGCGAACCGTGAGGCGGTGGCGAAATGA